Proteins encoded by one window of Misgurnus anguillicaudatus chromosome 4, ASM2758022v2, whole genome shotgun sequence:
- the LOC129420872 gene encoding zinc finger protein 518A: MEVDLTTPDDPPESHDNSQDDDTSLVQTLPLDFPSHQLPETGSCNEHGDQDETVPEESSTNHLHTDSKAPGRMQQGAIFSGKILSFCCSECKDDTTYSPNDLLKHFQGAHKGTLPTYPCDLCSFFTNEFSALQRHRIGHRNTLVTCEICNDGVQYSLLWLTRHFTNCHSHNGHFRCKKCEFSTRDAGTFVQHIHHHNERNHKCVKSPHVSPAQGELQRHNQVHSGTFPFSCQICGYSAARKEYLSKHLTVTHGDEVDRTNKWRANEDNSGVNSSGLKLFLKKTPPGGAPREQQWMSKLNSLPAVGLLDQNGRLFNPEKTLEETQQFLERAVGVTKDSNKWTKSPLKSEPHPISSTTPQPQKLQEHESSPARELLYPTNSNGLTVLMVKNKISIPPNCTTKVIGFKMVDGKKHLVLKVIPAKQEDSTESELYNSHIGEDKEKTTSNPSSSFSPISLVSLESGEANDSGAKKDLKSSVKEQSKEVENHIDNHLPLIEDPKVSSQKANKAVSPSASKDLTLSPSLRSQSNGRSSPHEVSIVCESERRFNDDIQLESPPNALPGLSCTDMPMAKIESSKDKTVLLDSVIDEPSVSADETTISHAKSDLEITVDKCASMQKSQMAADKTTFSVISEESHIQNSDKYCSKVFSEDCHSCDDKEENALIKSPLEKNTVHSLLAEEGLDSDKPDTLLSSDTVVKDKIQFPPKVSYAVFDSKNITVLNCQSSTVTKKDTNVNPQHKTSTGKLKDAKESNVDIINNSLTSPSQEVFSFHNYSKDTSGSSPESLQPDEDSPQGLEEEEEECEEDYGDWSLTLPASPPLPNDQSEEDLESSKEGGANDSDTIAESGEKALERVSDSDIEVDECIATVDDSLLPEKERETASSSVTDTNQEGAADVGDKSGVNLNNAAVLGKILEKHSDAIISQQLEKERVRNTVQETVRPTKTTLRILQTPEGKQQMFLQTAENPYAVPVQLKSGAGFKLISKSSSPKINVSYVPGIETPNSTTGVAFTLNGGRIGLAAQNSSGDTKGQTAAQLAQGTHGKRYFVNASALKGPILLSGAVKSSSGEQATNIPQTCYLVQRPLPVSPVNSESTSASSKTVLATRPVLAMPVNPGDKTGSLQTGRQAYLVRYISPAKSGVLVNNSDGKASNQGNQVNEGGKRVFLRIVRGANGARFLTTAPYTTAKKPVYLAASSLQSPCLLMSTSVSTGLTTSNSQGPKLIPVQVKHVVSPSNVQMKSGGVHNVALNSVPIIFSPTHPQSKRKKRRRALFEELMESSPKARRMSSKSPADKDATSIWEPAAKDVERTLRLCPFSPLQEIKCPRRNQPVVVLNHPDADIPEVASIMRSVNRYKGDVLKVMLSETTVKALSELNPTRPPNVLSMQNASNGNAGARPRPVGRTVAERFILKLKLKKTSRNKYEVVRSSSGGSEQQAKFCCWFCGRVFGNQEDWIGHGQRHLMEATRDWNKMF; encoded by the coding sequence ATGGAGGTTGACTTGACAACACCAGATGATCCCCCTGAAAGCCATGACAACAGCCAAGACGATGACACTTCGCTGGTCCAGACTTTGCCTCTTGATTTTCCCTCACATCAGCTTCCAGAGACAGGCTCTTGCAATGAGCATGGTGACCAAGATGAAACAGTCCCTGAGGAGTCAAGTACCAATCATCTTCACACAGACAGCAAAGCTCCTGGAAGGATGCAGCAGGGTGCGATCTTCTCTGGAAAAATACTAAGTTTCTGCTGCTCTGAATGCAAAGACGACACCACTTACAGCCCTAATGACTTGCTAAAACATTTTCAAGGTGCTCACAAGGGAACCCTTCCAACGTATCCGTGTGACCTGTGCTCGTTTTTCACCAATGAGTTTTCTGCCCTTCAGAGACACCGCATTGGACATCGAAACACTTTAGTCACGTGCGAAATTTGCAATGACGGGGTGCAGTATTCACTTCTTTGGCTCACCAGGCACTTCACCAACTGCCACAGCCACAATGGACATTTCCGCTGCAAAAAGTGTGAGTTTTCGACGAGAGATGCAGGAACCTTTGTTCAGCACATTCATCACCACAACGAACGAAATCACAAATGTGTAAAATCTCCACATGTGAGCCCAGCGCAAGGAGAGCTTCAGAGGCATAACCAGGTGCATTCTGGGACTTTTCCTTTCTCCTGTCAGATTTGTGGCTACAGTGCGGCTCGTAAAGAGTACCTGAGCAAGCATCTTACTGTGACACACGGCGATGAGGTGGACAGGACAAACAAGTGGAGAGCAAATGAGGACAATTCTGGTGTCAATTCATCTGGATTAAAACTGTTCCTCAAAAAGACTCCTCCAGGTGGAGCACCTAGAGAACAACAGTGGATGTCAAAACTAAACTCCCTCCCTGCTGTAGGTCTGCTCGATCAGAACGGAAGATTGTTTAATCCTGAAAAAACTTTGGAAGAAACCCAGCAGTTTCTTGAGAGAGCTGTTGGAGTTACAAAAGATAGTAATAAATGGACAAAGTCTCCCCTAAAGAGTGAGCCGCACCCCATTTCATCGACAACACCCCAACCGCAAAAGTTACAAGAGCATGAGAGTAGTCCTGCACGAGAACTTCTGTATCCAACCAACAGTAATGGACTGACTGTTcttatggtgaaaaataaaatttcGATTCCACCAAATTGCACCACTAAAGTCATCGGCTTTAAGATGGTAGATGGTAAAAAACACTTGGTTCTTAAAGTCATACCAGCAAAACAAGAGGACTCCACTGAAAGTGAACTCTATAATTCACACATTGGTGAAGATAAAGAAAAAACGACGAGTAACCCCAGCTCCTCGTTCTCACCGATCTCTCTTGTCAGTTTAGAGTCTGGAGAAGCGAACGATTCTGGTGCTAAAAAGGATTTGAAATCTTCAGTTAAAGAACAGTCAAAAGAAGTTGAAAATCACATTGACAACCATCTTCCCTTGATAGAGGATCCCAAAGTAAGCTCTCAGAAGGCAAATAAAGCAGTCTCCCCTTCCGCCTCAAAAGATCTTACACTTTCCCCATCTCTGAGAAGTCAATCCAACGGGAGGTCATCACCTCATGAGGTATCTATCGTCTGTGAAAGTGAAAGAAGGTTTAATGATGACATCCAGCTAGAAAGTCCACCCAACGCACTTCCTGGTTTAAGTTGCACTGACATGCCAATGGCTAAAATCGAATCATCTAAAGATAAAACTGTATTGTTGGATTCAGTTATAGATGAACCCTCAGTATCTGCAGATGAAACCACAATTTCCCATGCAAAATCAGACCTTGAGATAACTGTAGATAAATGTGCAAGTATGCAGAAATCTCAGATGGCTGCAGATAAGACAACATTTTCTGTGATCTCAGAGGAATCACATATACAGAATTCTGATAAATACTGTAGTAAAGTTTTTTCTGAAGATTGTCATTCATGTGATGATAAAGAAGAGAATGCCCTTATTAAAAGTCCTTTAGAGAAGAACACAGTCCACAGTTTATTGGCTGAAGAGGGACTTGATTCTGACAAACCTGACACCTTATTGTCCTCAGATACAGTGGTTAAAGATAAAATTCAATTTCCCCCCAAAGTTAGTTATGCTGTTTTTGACTCTAAAAACATTACCGTTTTAAATTGCCAGTCCTCTACAGTCACTAAAAAAGATACAAATGTAAATCCACAACATAAAACTAGTACAGGTAAATTAAAAGATGCCAAAGAATCCAATGTAGATATAATAAATAACTCACTCACTTCCCCAAGTCAAGAAGTATTTAGTTTTCACAATTATTCTAAAGACACCTCAGGCAGCTCACCTGAGTCACTGCAGCCTGATGAAGATTCACCACAGGgtttggaggaggaagaggaggagtgCGAGGAAGATTATGGTGACTGGAGCTTAACTCTGCCTGCATCTCCTCCTCTTCCAAATGATCAATCTGAAGAAGATTTAGAAAGTAGCAAAGAGGGAGGGGCTAATGACAGCGACACAATTGCTGAAAGCGGAGAGAAAGCATTAGAACGGGTCTCGGACAGCGATATAGAGGTGGATGAGTGCATAGCTACTGTTGACGATTCACTGCTTCCTGAGAAAGAGCGAGAAACTGCTTCTTCGTCTGTCACGGACACGAACCAGGAAGGTGCAGCCGACGTGGGCGACAAGTCGGGAGTAAATTTGAACAATGCGGCTGTTTTGGGCAAGATACTTGAAAAGCACTCGGATGCCATCATCAGTCAGCAACTTGAGAAGGAGAGAGTAAGGAATACAGTACAAGAAACTGTCCGGCCAACCAAAACCACACTTAGGATATTGCAGACACCTGAAGGAAAACAGCAGATGTTCCTTCAAACTGCGGAGAATCCGTACGCTGTGCCGGTTCAGCTAAAAAGTGGCGCTGGTTTCAAGTTGATTTCCAAGTCAAGTTCTCCCAAAATTAATGTGTCCTATGTACCTGGTATTGAGACGCCTAATAGTACCACAGGAGTGGCGTTTACTTTAAATGGAGGTAGAATCGGATTGGCCGCACAAAATTCAAGCGGGGACACTAAAGGACAAACAGCTGCCCAATTGGCACAAGGCACCCATGGAAAACGCTACTTTGTCAATGCCTCTGCTCTTAAAGGACCTATTTTGTTATCAGGTGCTGTCAAGTCTTCATCAGGGGAGCAGGCGACCAACATCCCACAGACTTGTTATTTAGTACAAAGACCACTCCCGGTTAGTCCGGTTAACAGTGAGTCTACTAGTGCGAGTTCTAAGACTGTTCTTGCAACCCGTCCTGTATTGGCCATGCCTGTCAACCCAGGAGACAAAACCGGTTCCCTACAGACTGGTAGACAAGCCTACTTGGTGAGATACATTTCTCCAGCTAAGTCAGGTGTGCTTGTAAATAATTCAGATGGGAAAGCTTCAAACCAGGGCAACCAAGTAAATGAAGGTGGAAAAAGAGTTTTCCTTAGAATTGTTAGAGGTGCAAATGGTGCCAGATTTCTTACTACCGCTCCATATACAACAGCCAAGAAACCAGTATACCTTGCCGCTAGCTCTTTACAATCACCTTGCTTATTAATGTCCACCAGTGTGTCTACAGGCCTGACAACGTCTAATTCCCAAGGTCCTAAACTCATCCCTGTTCAGGTTAAACATGTGGTATCCCCATCAAACGTTCAAATGAAAAGCGGCGGCGTTCATAACGTAGCATTAAATAGTGTGCCGATCATTTTCAGTCCCACCCATCCACAAAGTAAAAGAAAGAAGAGGAGAAGGGCACTGTTCGAAGAGTTAATGGAGAGCTCTCCTAAAGCGAGGAGAATGTCAAGCAAGTCACCAGCTGACAAAGACGCTACCTCAATTTGGGAGCCTGCGGCAAAGGACGTGGAGAGAACGTTGAGGCTCTGTCCCTTTAGTCCGCTACAAGAAATCAAATGTCCCCGCCGAAACCAGCCTGTGGTCGTGCTGAACCACCCTGACGCGGACATCCCCGAAGTTGCTAGCATTATGAGGTCAGTGAACAGGTACAAAGGAGacgttctcaaagtgatgctgTCCGAAACTACGGTTAAAGCCCTTTCCGAGCTGAACCCCACCCGTCCTCCAAATGTACTTTCAATGCAGAATGCTTCCAACGGCAATGCTGGTGCTAGACCCAGGCCAGTCGGACGCACTGTCGCAGAgagattcatattaaaacttaagtTAAAAAAGACGAGCAGGAATAAGTATGAGGTGGTGAGGTCCTCGTCTGGTGGTTCAGAGCAGCAGGCAAAGTTTTGTTGCTGGTTTTGCGGCCGAGTCTTCGGCAACCAAGAGGATTGGATCGGCCACGGTCAACGGCATCTTATGGAAGCAACAAGAGACTGGAataagatgttctga
- the bms1 gene encoding ribosome biogenesis protein BMS1 homolog: MEGKEQKQHKQKQHQQKHSGPKAQKKNRKKDKGSEHEQDERKRNPRAFAVQSAVRMARTFHRTQDIKTKKHHIPLVDRTPLEPPPVVVVVMGPPKVGKSTLIRCLIKNYTRQKLSDICGPVTIVSGKKRRLTFIECNNDINTMIDLAKVADLVLMLIDASFGFEMETFEFLNICQVHGFPRIMGVLTHLDSFKNNKTLRKTKKRLKHRFWTEVYQGAKLFYLSGMVYGEYQTQEVKNLGRFISVMKFRPLCWQTSHPYVVADRMEDLTDPEAIRLNPKCDRTVSLYGYLRGTFLKNKCQVHIPGVGDFSVSDVSFLSDPCPLPEVLKKRALNEKERLLYAPMAGVGGLVYDKDAVYIDMPGGHAKQQQEDVRPTTELVQSLIGTQSTLDAKMAASKVSLFTGTAALAPEEVQESGKQSPTESREWDAKTQRERRRAVFADEEEEEEDDDDGESDEEEESEEEEDESDEEEDDEDDEDTEAGTATPGKKAVNKAEPPVKKKKVEEPVAEMPVFADSDDELEKSEDDDSEEEDDDMEEGGALKRGSGPDSGNCSEEDEDDEESDMEDEDEISSKHPEDKEMDTEEDVEMGYETAGALRWKEGLAQKATDAYLRQQRATPNLRKLVYGTVVEVQEEESEEEELGGLFKVSRPEKNKRVRADAMDCSRFQPDSSHDWDQKEMLASIKDCFVTGKWEEDKDAATLLKEDDELYGDFEDLETGEVHKAKTGNKDQTEGGSDDEMGDDDDNDDEEEEAPLVKFDADEAQKNKRMEKKRRLKERFDAEYDDGDATYFDDLKEEMQKQAELNRQEFEDVDDEVRVQYEGFRPGMYVRVEIPALPCEFVTNFDPHYPILLGGLGASEGNVGYLQMRLKKHRWHSRILKTRDPLIMSLGWRRFQTIPLYYIEDHNGRHRLLKYTPEHMHCGATIWGPITPQGTGFLAVQSVAGTQANFRIAATGVVLDLDKSVTIVKKLKLIGYPYKTFKNTCFVQGMFNTVLEVAKFEGASVRTVSGIKGQIKKALRTPPGAFRATFEDRLLMSDIVFLRSWYPVSVPKLYNPVTSMLMPVGKKDTWTGMRTVGQLKHDLGIRNKPNQDSLYKPVVRQVRHFNPLHIPRELQKALPFKSKPKQQQSKGKTPRDLSRPAVIREPHEKKVAALLDALSSVYAYKNKKARTEQHAKHKEFLKQKERDETEKQKRQKEERKKIYRSMGQKEKKKLKSSLKGASKDN; encoded by the exons ATGGAAGGGAAGGAGCAGAAACAGCACAAGCAAAAGCAGCACCAGCAAAAGCACAGTGGGCCCAAAGCccaaaagaaaaacagaaagaaGGACAAGGGCTCTGAACATGAGCAGGATGAGCGAAAGAGGAACCCACGAGCATTTGCTGTGCAGTCAGCTGTGCGTATGGCAAGAACCTTCCACAG GACTCAAGACATTAAAACCAAGAAACATCACATTCCTTTGGTAGACCGTACTCCTCTGGAACCTCCACCTGTTGTTGTAGTTGTGATGGGTCCTCCAAAAGTTGGCAAAAGTACCCTTATCCGCTGCCTGATCAAAAACTACACACGGCAAAAGCTTTCTGACATCTGTGGACCTGTGACTATAGTATCTG gTAAGAAACGTCGTCTGACTTTTATTGAGTGCAATAATGACATCAACACCATGATTGATTTGGCAAAGGTTGCTGACTTG GTTCTGATGCTGATCGATGCCAGCTTTGGCTTTGAAATGGAGACCTTTGAGTTTCTGAACATTTGTCAAGTTCATGGCTTCCCTCGCATCATGGGTGTCCTCACACATCTGGACTCCTTCAAGAATAACAAGACTCTTCGAAAAACAAAGAAACGCCTCAAACATCGGTTCTGGACTGAGGTTTACCAG GGTGCCAAACTGTTTTATCTTTCTGGAATGGTGTATGGAGAATACCAAACGCAGGAAGTAAAGAACCTCGGACGCTTCATCTCAGTCATGAAGTTTAGACCTCTCTGCTGGCAGACCTCTCACCCTTATGTGGTCGCTGACCg TATGGAAGATCTTACTGATCCAGAGGCTATTAGGTTAAATCCCAAATGTGACAGAACCGTCTCTCTCTACGGCTACCTGCGAGGAACATTCTTGAAGAATAAATGCCAGGTCCACATTCCCG GTGTGGGAGATTTCTCCGTGTCAGACGTTAGTTTCCTTTCGGACCCCTGCCCTTTACCAGAGGTGCTCAAAAAGAGGGCATTAAATGAAAAGGAACGGCTGCTGTACGCCCCCATGGCCGGAGTCGGAGGATTGGTGTATGATAAGGATGCCGTCTACATTGATATGCCCGGTGGCCATGCCAAGCAGCAGCAG GAGGACGTGCGGCCCACCACTGAACTCGTTCAGTCTCTTATTGGAACACAATCCACTTTGGATGCAAAAATGGCTGCCAGCAAAGTGTCACTGTTTACAGGGACTGCTGCTCTCGCACCTGAGGAGGTGCAGGAAAGCGG AAAGCAGAGCCCTACGGAGAGCCGAGAATGGGATGCAAAAACTCAGAGAGAGCGAAGAAGAGCTGTTTTTGCTgatgaagaggaggaggaagaagatGATGATGACGGTGAAagcgatgaggaggaagagagtGAAGAAGAGGAGGACGAGAGTGACGAGGAGGAGGATGATGAAGATGACGAAGACACTGAAGCGGGAACAGCGACGCCAGGAAAGAAAGCTGTGAATAAGGCAGAACCTCctgtgaagaagaagaaggtcGAGGAGCCGGTGGCAGAGATGCCAGTTTTTGCTGATAGCGATGATGAGCTAGAAAAGAGTGAAGACGATGATAGTGAAGAAGAGGATGATGACATGGAAGAGGGGGGAGCTTTAAAAAGAGGCTCAGGTCCAGACTCTGGCAACTGCTCTGAGgaagatgaagatgatgaagaATCGGATATGGAGGACGAAGATGAGATATCATCTAAGCATCCAGAGGATAAAGAGATGGATACAGAGGAGGATGTAGAGATGGGTTATGAAACTGCAG GTGCGCTACGTTGGAAAGAAGGGTTGGCCCAGAAGGCAACAGATGCGTACTTAAGACAACAGCGTGCAACCCCTAACCTGCGCAAGTTAGTGTACGGCACAG TGGTGGAGGTGCAAGAAGAGGAGTCTGAGGAAGAGGAACTGGGTGGTTTATTTAAAGTCAGTCGACCAGAGAAGAATAAGAGAGTACGAGCGGATGCGATGGACTGCTCTCGCTTTCAGCCGGACAGCAGCCATGATTGGGACCAGAAAGAG ATGCTGGCCTCTATTAAAGACTGTTTTGTGACTGGCAAATGGGAAGAGGACAAAGATGCTGCAACACTGCTTAAGGAAGATG ATGAACTCTATGGAGATTTCGAAGATTTGGAAACAGGAGAAGTTCACAAAGCAAAAACTGGGAATAAAGACCAAACTGAG GGAGGTAGTGATGATGAGAtgggtgatgatgatgataatgatgatgaAGAGGAGGAGGCTCCTCTTGTGAAATTTGATGCCGATGAAGCTCAGAAGAACAAACGTATGGAAAAGAAAAGGAGGCTGAAGGAGAGATTCGATGCAGAGTATGATGACGGGGATGCCACTTACTTCGATGACCTGAAGGAGGAGATGCAGAAACAGGCAGAG CTAAACAGGCAAGAGTTTGAAGATGTGGATGATGAAGTTCGTGTTCAGTATGAGGGTTTCAGGCCTGGCATGTACGTACGCGTGGAGATTCCTGCTTTACCATGTGAGTTCGTCACCAACTTTGACCCTCATTATCCTATTTTACTCGGCGGTTTGGGAGCCAGTGAGGGCAACGTAGGCTACTTGCAG atgcgtctaaagaaACATCGTTGGCACAGTCGTATCCTGAAAACCCGTGACCCTCTCATCATGTCTCTGGGCTGGAGACGCTTTCAGACCATCCCCCTCTACTACATCGAGGACCATAATGGACGTCACCGCCTGCTGAAATACACACCTGAGCACATGCACTGCGGTGCCACCATCTGGG GACCTATAACACCTCAGGGCACAGGTTTTTTGGCTGTGCAGTCTGTTGCAGGCACTCAG GCCAATTTCCGCATCGCAGCCACCGGTGTCGTTCTGGACCTCGACAAATCAGTTACTATTGTGAAGAAGCTCAAACTGATTGGATACCCTTATAAAACCTTTAAGAACACTTGCTTCGTCCAG GGAATGTTCAACACCGTCCTGGAGGTGGCAAAGTTTGAGGGCGCGTCCGTCCGCACCGTCAGTGGTATTAAAGGGCAGATAAAGAAAGCCCTGCGGACGCCGCCGGGTGCCTTTAGAGCAACGTTTGAAGACAGATTACTGATGAGCG ACATTGTGTTCCTACGCTCCTGGTATCCCGTCTCGGTTCCCAAACTGTATAATCCAGTGACGTCTATGCTTATGCCTGTTGGAAAGAAGGACACGTGGACCGGTATGAGAACCGTTGGACAGCTGAAGCATGACCTGGGCATCCGGAACAAACCAAACCAGGACTCCCTGTACAAG CCGGTCGTGAGGCAAGTTCGACATTTTAACCCTCTCCACATTCCCAGAGAGCTGCAGAAAGCACTCCCCTTTAAGAGCAAACCCAAACAGCAGCAGTCCAAGGGCAAAACCCCGCGAGACCTGAGCAGGCCGGCTGTCATAAGAGAGCCCCACGAGAAAAAA GTGGCAGCATTGCTCGACGCTCTCAGCTCAGTGTACGCATACAAAAACAAGAAGGCGAGAACAGAACAGCATGCCAAGCACAAAGAATTCCTGAAGCAGAAGGAGAGGGACGAGACGGAGAAGCAAAAGAGACAAAAGGAGGAGAGGAAGAAGATATACCGTTCCATGGGACAGAAAGAGAAGAAGAAACTCAAATCCAGTCTGAAGGGAGCGTCCAAGGACAATTGA
- the mxtx2 gene encoding mix-type homeobox gene 2 yields MAFSVDPYPGISVRESLSQATGLPESRIQVWFQNKRARTLKNRATRTSPQLDSTSPLPSPFLPPYMSSMGGNGQQGCIQEGAFNIPQPQMPQTSPQHFIFPPVEYSTPAIKPRQSRLMGTSSPSFPVDPQAMADSWSSGGSTQSTPESTWSPAAQSFGSSYNDESHMFLYPPPPYPHGSARVECVTGLESLPTSPASSDSAFWDMGVEISSPNVPYSECDSPWDRLVEEQQPVAPLPDLGPQCLEDVLGEMQPAWWNFNGQMDLQ; encoded by the exons ATGGCTTTCAGTGTTGATCCTTACCCTGGCATAAGTGTCAGGGAAAGTCTGTCCCAAGCAACTGGTCTTCCAGAATCACGTATTCAG GTGTGGTTTCAAAACAAGAGGGCCAGAACTTTAAAGAACAGAGCCACTAGGACCTCACCTCAGCTCGACAGCACATCTCCTCTGCCGAGCCCTTTTCTACCCCCTTACATGTCGAGCATGGGGGGCAATGGACAGCAGGGATGCATTCAAGAAGGAGCCTTCAACATTCCTCAACCTCAGATGCCTCAGACATCTCCACAGCACTTTATCTTTCCACCAGTAGAGTACAGCACACCAGCTATTAAGCCAAGGCAAAGCAGACTGATGGGGACCAGCTCTCCATCTTTTCCTGTTGATCCGCAAGCTATGGCAGACAGCTGGAGCTCTGGGGGAAGCACACAGTCCACTCCTGAGTCTACATGGAGTCCAGCAGCGCAGAGTTTTGGAAGTTCATACAATGATGAAAGTCACATGTTTCTCTACCCACCACCTCCTTACCCACATGGAAGTGCCAGAGTTGAGTGTGTTACTGGTCTGGAGTCACTGCCAACTTCCCCTGCCTCTTCTGATTCTGCGTTTTGGGACATGGGTGTGGAAATCAGCTCTCCAAATGTGCCATACTCTGAGTGTGATAGCCCATGGGACAGGCTTGTTGAGGAGCAGCAGCCTGTGGCCCCACTTCCAGATCTGGGTCCTCAGTGTCTGGAGGATGTCCTTGGTGAAATGCAGCCAGCCTGGTGGAACTTCAACGGACAGATGGATCTGCAGTAA